In Solanum pennellii chromosome 7, SPENNV200, the following are encoded in one genomic region:
- the LOC107026014 gene encoding V-type proton ATPase subunit H-like produces the protein MTTESAELTTEEVLRRDIPWETYMTTKLITGTGLQLLRRYDKKAESYKAQLLDDDGPGYVRVFVTILRDIFKEETVEYVLALIDEMLTANPKRARLFHDESLADEDTYEPFLRLLWKGNWFIQEKSCKILSLTVSARSKVQNGADANGDASSSKKKITTIDDVLAGVVEWLCAQLRKPTHPTRSIASTINCLSTLLKEPVVRSSFVRADGVKLLVPLISPASTQQSIQLLYETCLCVWLLSYYEPAIEYLATSRALTRLIEVVKGSTKEKVVRVVILTLRNLLSKGTFSAHMVDLGVLQIVQSLKAQAWSDEDLLDALNQLEQGLKENIKKLSSFDKYKQEVLLGHLDWSPMHKDPIFWRENINNFEENDFQILRVLITILDTSSDARTLAVACYDLSQFIQCHSAGRIIVNDLKAKERVMRLLNHDNAEVTKNALLCIQRLFLGAKYASFLQA, from the exons ATGACAACGGAGAGCGCGGAGCTTACTACGGAGGAG GTTTTGAGGAGGGATATCCCATGGGAGACATACATGACTACAAAGCTGATCACTGGAACTGGTTTGCAGCTGTTGAGGCGCTATGACAAGAAGGCAGAAAGTTACAAAGCCCAGTTGCTGGATGAT GATGGTCCAGGTTATGTCCGCGTCTTTGTTACCATTTTACGTGACATCTTCAAGGAAGAAACCGTGGAATATGTTTTGGCTTTGATTGATGAAATGCTTACAG CAAACCCAAAAAGAGCAAGACTATTCCATGATGAGAGTCTTGCAGACGAAGATACCTATGAACCTTTCCTCAG ATTGCTGTGGAAAGGTAATTGGTTCATACAAGAGAAGAGCTGTAAGATTCTATCTTTGACAGTGAG TGCTAGGTCAAAAGTTCAGAATGGTGCTGATGCCAATGGAGATGCCTCAAGTTCAAAGAAGAAAATCACTACCATTGACGATGTTCTGGCAGGCGTGGTGGAGTGGCTTTGTGCACAG CTGAGAAAGCCTACTCATCCTACACGCAGCATTGCTAGCACAATCAACTGCCTATCAACTCTGTTGAAAGAGCCAGTTGTTCGATCTTCATTTGTTCGAGCTGATGGAGTGAAGTTGCTTGTCCCTTTAATTTCACCAGCATCGACCCAGCAGTCTATCCAG CTTCTCTATGAGACATGCCTTTGTGTGTGGCTTTTGTCATACTATGAACCTGCAATAGAGTATTTAGCTACTTCAAGGGCCCTCACTCGATTGATAGAAGTTGTTAAAGGTTCAACAAAAGAGAAG GTTGTACGGGTTGTCATCTTGACTCTTCGGAATTTGCTTTCCAAAGGAACATTTAGTGCTCATATGGTTGACCTGGGAGTGCTGCAAATTGTTCAGAGTTTGAAAGCACAGGCTTGGAGTGATGAG GATCTTTTGGACGCTCTGAATCAACTAGAACAAGGATTGAAGGAAAACATCAAAAAGCTGAGTTCGTTTGACAAGTACAAGCAGGAAGTCCTCCTTGGCCATCTTGATTGGTCCCCAATGCACAAAGATCCTATATTCTGGCGGgagaacataaataattttgaggAGAATGATTTCCAG ATCTTGAGGGTGCTCATTACAATTCTGGACACATCAAGTGATGCAAGGACACTTGCTGTTGCTTGCTATGATCTATCACAGTTCATTCAGTGCCATTCTGCTGGGCGAATTATAGTGAATGACCTCAAAGCTAAGGAGCGCGTAATGAGACTGTTGAACCATGATAATGCTGAGGTCACGAAAAACGCTTTGCTCTGTATCCAAAGGCTTTTCCTCGGTGCCAAGTATGCTAGCTTTTTGCAGGCTTAA
- the LOC107025993 gene encoding pentatricopeptide repeat-containing protein At4g30825, chloroplastic: protein MASLKLPLYVDSSWESKKLNCTVKPLNFTDSKCCVPSFLGGGAFVVSPFCNLKHIRVSRLETEELETSELSVDNERVDGFEGELGNESFVTERPNLGRDSKKGKFNVWRRFRRVKKVLKDSNYRSSFRLKDRKYGTEENPRIVFDVNSDENVIDSQNGVDFHDENIGSDSSLDQCNAILKELERGDDGKALSFFRWMRKNGKLKQNVTAYNLILRVLGRRGDWDGAEGMIKEMSMESGCKLTYQVFNTLIYACHKKGLVELGAKWFHMMLENGVQPNIATFGMLMALYQKGWHVEEAEFAFSMMRNLKIMCQSAYSSMLTIYTRMRLYDKAEEIIGFLRKDEVILNLENWLVLLNAYCQQGKLLEAEQVLASMNQAGFSPNIVAYNTLITGYGKISNMRDAQRLFGDLKRVGMEPDETTYRSMIEGWGRADNYEEANRYYAELKRLGHKPNSSNLYTMLNLQVKHGDKEDVVRTIEEMMHTGGEKSTILGILLQAYEKLELIHEIPSILRGSLYDHVLRNQISCSSLVMVYVKSSMIDVALKVLREKHWKDALFEDNLYHLLICSCKDFGHPENAVKVFTCMPKSDKPNLHIICTMIDIYSTNNDFAEAEKLYLMLKNSDVKLDTITFSVVVRMYMKSGALEEACSVLDDMDKQKNIVPDTYLLRDMFRIYQRCDKKDKLADLYYKLVKRGVIWDQEMYSCVINCCARALPVDELSRLFDEMLKRGFLPNTVTFNLMLDVYGKSRLFKRAREVFSMAKKCGLADVISYNTLIAAYGRSKDFKNMSSTVKKMHFNGFSVSLEAYNCMLDAYGKEGQMEKFLNVLERLKESGHSSDHYTYNIMINIYGELGWIEEVSDVLAELKESGSIGPDLCSYNTLIKAYGIAGMVERAVDLVKEMRENGIEPDRITYTNLINALRKNDKFLEAVKWSLWMKQIGL, encoded by the coding sequence ATGGCCTCTTTGAAATTACCCCTTTATGTAGATAGTTCATGGGAATCCAAGAAACTTAATTGCACAGTAAAACCTTTGAACTTTACTGATTCTAAGTGTTGTGTTCCCTCATTTTTGGGTGGTGGTGCATTTGTGGTTAGCCCATTTTGTAATTTGAAGCACATTAGAGTTTCAAGATTAGAAACTGAGGAATTAGAGACTTCTGAGTTGAGTGTAGATAATGAACGGGTTGATGGTTTTGAAGGTGAGTTAGGAAATGAGAGTTTTGTTACTGAAAGACCGAATCTTGGGAGGGATTCTAAGAAAGGGAAGTTTAATGTTTGGAGAAGATTTAGGAGGGTGAAGAAGGTACTGAAAGACTCGAATTATAGGTCTAGTtttagattgaaagataggaaATATGGAACGGAAGAAAATCCCAGGATTGTATTTGATGTAAATAGTGATGAGAATGTGATAGATAGCCAAAATGGGGTTGATTTTCATGATGAGAATATCGGGTCTGACTCGAGTTTAGATCAGTGTAATGCAATATTGAAAGAGCTTGAAAGGGGTGATGATGGGAAAGCGTTGAGTTTTTTCCGATGGATGAGGAAAAATGGGAAGTTAAAGCAAAATGTTACTGCCTATAATTTGATACTCCGTGTCTTGGGAAGAAGAGGCGATTGGGATGGGGCGGAGGGAATGATTAAGGAAATGAGTATGGAGTCAGGTTGTAAGCTTACATATCAAGTTTTCAATACCCTTATTTATGCTTGCCATAAGAAAGGGCTCGTGGAGTTGGGTGCTAAGTGGTTCCACATGATGTTGGAAAATGGAGTTCAGCCAAATATAGCAACTTTTGGGATGCTTATGGCTCTCTATCAGAAAGGATGGCATGTTGAGGAAGCAGAATTTGCATTTTCAATGATGAGGAATCTCAAAATTATGTGCCAGTCTGCATATTCCTCTATGTTGACGATATACACGCGAATGAGATTGTATGATAAAGCAGAAGAAATCATTGGCTTTTTGAGGAAAGATGAAGTAATTCTGAATCTAGAGAATTGGTTGGTTCTGCTTAATGCTTACTGTCAACAAGGCAAGTTACTCGAGGCTGAGCAGGTCTTAGCTTCCATGAACCAAGCTGGTTTTTCGCCAAATATAGTTGCATACAACACATTGATCACTGGATATGGGAAGATTTCCAACATGCGGGATGCACAACGCTTGTTTGGTGACCTTAAAAGGGTTGGAATGGAGCCTGATGAAACAACTTACAGGTCTATGATAGAAGGGTGGGGTCGGGCAGACAATTATGAGGAAGCAAATAGATACTATGCGGAACTGAAAAGACTTGGACACAAGCCAAACTCGTCTAATTTGTACACAATGCTAAATTTACAAGTCAAGCATGGAGACAAAGAGGATGTTGTTAGAACTATTGAGGAAATGATGCACACTGGCGGCGAAAAGTCAACCATCCTTGGCATTCTTTTGCAAGCATATGAGAAGCTTGAACTCATTCATGAAATTCCTTCAATCTTGAGAGGTTctttatatgatcatgttttgaGAAACCAGATATCTTGTTCAAGTCTGGTGATGGTTTATGTGAAAAGCAGCATGATAGATGTTGCGTTAAAAGTCTTACGGGAAAAGCATTGGAAGGATGCTTTATTTGAGGACAACTTGTACCATTTGTTAATTTGCTCGTGCAAAGATTTCGGGCATCCAGAGAATGCTGTGAAAGTCTTCACTTGTATGCCAAAATCTGATAAGCCTAACTTACATATAATATGCACTATGATAGACATTTACAGTACAAACAACGATTTTGCTGAAGCGGAAAAGCTTTATCTAATGTTGAAGAATTCAGATGTCAAATTGGACACAATAACTTTCAGTGTTGTGGTAAGGATGTATATGAAATCTGGAGCCTTAGAAGAAGCCTGCTCTGTATTGGATGATATGgacaaacaaaaaaacattGTTCCGGACACATATTTGCTCCGTGATATGTTCCGGATCTACCAGCGATGTGACAAGAAGGACAAGTTGGCAGATCTTTATTACAAACTTGTGAAAAGAGGAGTCATCTGGGATCAGGAAATGTACAGCTGTGTCATAAACTGCTGTGCTCGTGCACTGCCAGTTGATGAGCTTTCGAGGCTTTTTGATGAGATGCTTAAACGTGGATTCTTACCTAATACAGTTACCTTCAATCTCATGCTTGACGTATATGGGAAATCTAGACTCTTCAAAAGAGCAAGAGAGGTTTTTTCGATGGCTAAAAAGTGTGGTTTGGCTGATGTTATCTCTTACAACACTCTCATAGCTGCATATGGGAGAAGCAAAGACTTCAAGAATATGTCATCAACTGTCAAAAAAATGCACTTCAATGGGTTTTCGGTTTCTCTTGAAGCCTACAATTGTATGTTAGATGCCTATGGGAAGGAAGGACAAATGGAGAAATTCCTTAATGTCTTGGAAAGACTGAAGGAATCTGGTCACTCTTCTGATCATTACACTTACAACATTATGATTAACATTTATGGCGAGCTAGGATGGATAGAAGAAGTTTCAGATGTACTGGCAGAATTAAAAGAATCAGGATCAATTGGACCTGATTTGTGCAGCTATAACACATTGATAAAGGCTTATGGAATTGCTGGAATGGTTGAACGTGCAGTAGATTTGGTCAAGGAAATGCGCGAAAATGGAATTGAACCTGATCGAATAACCTACACTAACCTAATCAATGCATTACGGAAAAATGATAAGTTTCTTGAGGCTGTTAAGTGGTCTTTATGGATGAAGCAGATTGGATTATAA